Proteins from a single region of Runella sp. SP2:
- a CDS encoding 4a-hydroxytetrahydrobiopterin dehydratase, whose translation MWIEQNNKLVREYEFEDFKEAFAFMTKVAEVAEAMNHHPWWSNVWNKVTIELTTHDAGNVVTEKDEALAEAIEAIFDEM comes from the coding sequence ATGTGGATAGAACAAAACAACAAGCTAGTTCGTGAATACGAATTTGAAGACTTCAAAGAAGCCTTTGCTTTTATGACCAAGGTAGCCGAAGTAGCCGAAGCCATGAACCATCACCCATGGTGGTCCAATGTTTGGAACAAAGTAACAATTGAGCTCACTACCCACGACGCAGGTAATGTAGTTACTGAAAAAGATGAAGCACTCGCCGAAGCCATTGAAGCTATTTTTGACGAGATGTAG
- a CDS encoding AtpZ/AtpI family protein, producing MDAPNDPKETKRFTSNYAKYSGIAFQMLGTIGLGVYAGLKLDEWLAYKFPLFTLVLSLGSVGASLYLMIVQVKSE from the coding sequence ATGGACGCCCCTAACGACCCTAAGGAAACAAAACGATTTACCTCTAACTATGCCAAATATTCGGGCATTGCGTTCCAAATGTTGGGAACAATAGGGCTTGGTGTATATGCAGGATTAAAGCTTGATGAATGGTTGGCTTACAAGTTTCCACTTTTCACGCTGGTGCTTTCGTTGGGGTCAGTAGGTGCATCTTTATACCTTATGATTGTGCAAGTAAAAAGCGAATAA
- the atpH gene encoding ATP synthase F1 subunit delta: protein MSESTVALRYAKSLIDLAEEKNVVETVYKDMVLFKTVSDDNRGLMLALKSPVVRHDKKLAILKGVFQDKVDPVSFGIFNIITHKNREGIMHSIADAFIKLYDERKGIVKAYITSSTALTDALRKQFITIVAEATGKTVELEEKVDDKLIGGYILRVGDRQVDASIRKQLNDLKLKLLN from the coding sequence ATGTCTGAATCTACCGTAGCTTTACGATACGCTAAGTCGCTGATTGACTTAGCAGAAGAAAAAAATGTAGTGGAAACTGTTTACAAAGACATGGTTCTTTTTAAGACAGTTTCCGACGATAATCGTGGGCTGATGTTGGCTTTGAAAAGCCCCGTCGTTCGCCATGATAAAAAACTCGCTATACTTAAAGGAGTGTTTCAAGATAAAGTAGATCCTGTTTCTTTTGGTATCTTCAATATCATCACTCACAAAAACCGTGAAGGTATCATGCACAGCATTGCCGACGCATTCATCAAATTGTACGATGAGCGTAAAGGCATTGTGAAAGCCTACATCACTTCTTCTACTGCATTGACGGATGCGTTGCGTAAGCAGTTCATTACCATTGTGGCAGAAGCTACTGGTAAAACAGTAGAGCTGGAGGAGAAAGTGGATGATAAGTTAATCGGAGGGTATATCCTTCGTGTGGGCGATCGCCAGGTAGATGCCTCGATTCGTAAACAACTGAATGACTTGAAATTAAAGTTACTCAATTAA
- the atpB gene encoding F0F1 ATP synthase subunit A, whose product MKHISIRLFVLFLFLAAIVSPQVMAEEPHKHGEKEKFNAGEMIMHHVADGHEWHFATIGHTHISIPLPIIIYDENKGFKVFSSSHFYHSEDGTYEGYKLEHEHITALDGSHVKDFSITKNVASLILSFVLLLTIFLTVAKSYKERTGKSPKGLQSLLEPIIIFIRDEVAKSNIGEKHYRRFTPYLLTLFFFIWINNLLGLLPGGANLTGNIAVTMTLAVITFIVVNFNGKSTYWTHIFAMPGVPKWMLIILTPVEIVGLFMKPFSLMVRLFANITAGHIILLSFLSMIFIFESLAVSPAVAIFSTFINLIELLVAALQAYIFTVLTASYIGAAVEEHHH is encoded by the coding sequence ATGAAACATATTTCAATCCGTCTATTTGTACTTTTCTTATTTTTAGCGGCCATCGTATCGCCGCAAGTAATGGCCGAAGAACCTCACAAACACGGTGAGAAAGAGAAATTTAACGCAGGTGAAATGATTATGCACCACGTTGCAGATGGCCACGAGTGGCATTTTGCAACCATCGGTCACACGCACATTTCAATTCCGCTTCCAATCATCATTTATGATGAAAACAAAGGATTCAAAGTTTTCTCTTCAAGCCACTTCTACCACAGCGAAGACGGAACTTACGAAGGATATAAACTAGAGCACGAACACATTACAGCTTTAGACGGCTCACACGTGAAAGATTTCTCAATCACAAAGAACGTAGCGTCGTTGATTCTCAGCTTTGTTTTGTTGTTGACTATTTTCTTGACAGTTGCCAAGTCGTACAAGGAGCGCACTGGAAAATCGCCAAAAGGTTTGCAATCACTTCTTGAGCCGATTATCATTTTTATCCGTGACGAAGTAGCTAAAAGCAACATTGGTGAAAAACACTACCGTCGTTTTACACCTTATTTGTTGACATTGTTTTTCTTTATTTGGATTAACAACCTGTTGGGTTTACTTCCAGGTGGCGCCAACTTAACAGGTAACATTGCCGTGACAATGACCCTTGCGGTGATTACGTTCATCGTTGTCAACTTCAATGGTAAAAGCACGTATTGGACGCACATTTTTGCCATGCCAGGCGTTCCAAAATGGATGTTGATTATCCTTACTCCCGTAGAAATTGTTGGTTTGTTTATGAAACCATTCTCATTGATGGTTCGTCTTTTTGCCAACATCACGGCGGGTCACATTATCTTATTAAGCTTTTTGAGCATGATTTTCATTTTTGAAAGTCTTGCGGTAAGCCCAGCGGTTGCCATCTTCTCTACTTTTATCAACCTTATTGAGTTGTTGGTAGCGGCTTTGCAAGCGTACATTTTTACGGTACTTACTGCTTCGTACATCGGTGCGGCGGTAGAAGAGCACCACCACTAA
- a CDS encoding MarC family protein has protein sequence MYSFNIKEVVSVTLILFSVIDILGAIPIIIDLRKKAGSINARRATLVSGGLMIAFLYVGKEILKLFGVDVASFAVAGALILFLIGLEMILGRNIFKHDAVHTNATSIVPIAFPMIAGAGTMTTILSLKAAYQEINIIVGILINLVFIYLVLRSSAWIERQLGVAGTDVLRKIFGLILIAISIKLFRSTL, from the coding sequence ATGTATTCCTTCAACATCAAAGAGGTCGTTTCAGTCACGCTGATTCTGTTCTCTGTCATTGACATTTTGGGGGCAATTCCCATTATCATCGACCTCCGAAAAAAGGCAGGCAGCATCAATGCCCGCCGAGCTACCTTGGTTTCGGGCGGCTTGATGATTGCTTTTCTGTACGTTGGGAAAGAAATTTTGAAGCTTTTTGGGGTCGATGTTGCCTCCTTTGCCGTTGCAGGTGCCCTGATTTTATTCTTGATTGGTCTTGAAATGATTCTTGGGCGAAACATCTTCAAACACGACGCCGTTCATACCAATGCCACCTCTATCGTTCCTATTGCTTTTCCCATGATTGCAGGGGCAGGTACCATGACCACCATTCTTTCCCTCAAAGCCGCTTACCAAGAGATAAATATCATTGTTGGCATCCTCATTAACCTTGTTTTTATTTACCTCGTACTTCGTTCATCGGCATGGATTGAGCGCCAACTAGGTGTAGCGGGCACTGACGTATTGCGCAAGATATTTGGGTTAATTCTCATCGCCATTTCCATCAAATTATTTAGAAGTACACTATAG
- a CDS encoding TatD family hydrolase, which produces MIETHAHIYDEVFNDDREAMLERAFQAGIQQIWMPNCDHTTIDGMMALAEQYPNVCLPMMGLHPTYVKEDFQQELYIVEEWLNKAQDSPSAQKFVAIGEIGMDLYWDKTFVEQQKEAFLVQCDLALKHNLWIDIHSRNAFWEVVELIEKVANPQLKGIFHCFTGTLEEAQKAIELGFKLGVGGVATFKNGGLDKVLPYIDLEHIVLETDCPYLAPVPYRGKRNEVAYIPLIAQRVADLMQVSVETIAQKTTENALKM; this is translated from the coding sequence ATGATAGAAACCCACGCACATATTTACGACGAAGTATTCAACGACGACCGCGAAGCCATGCTCGAACGGGCGTTTCAAGCAGGTATTCAGCAGATTTGGATGCCCAACTGCGACCACACAACCATCGACGGCATGATGGCCTTGGCCGAACAATACCCCAACGTATGTTTACCCATGATGGGCCTGCACCCTACCTACGTCAAAGAGGATTTTCAGCAAGAATTATACATTGTAGAAGAATGGCTTAACAAAGCGCAGGACAGCCCATCGGCCCAGAAATTCGTCGCCATTGGCGAAATAGGCATGGATTTGTATTGGGACAAAACCTTTGTCGAACAGCAAAAAGAAGCCTTTTTGGTACAGTGCGACCTCGCCCTCAAACACAACCTCTGGATTGACATTCACAGCCGCAACGCCTTTTGGGAAGTGGTAGAATTGATAGAAAAAGTGGCAAATCCGCAGCTCAAAGGCATTTTTCACTGCTTTACGGGCACGTTGGAAGAAGCCCAAAAAGCCATCGAACTCGGCTTTAAACTGGGCGTTGGCGGCGTAGCGACTTTCAAAAATGGCGGCCTCGACAAAGTCCTCCCTTACATCGACTTAGAGCACATTGTCTTAGAAACCGACTGCCCGTACCTTGCACCCGTCCCCTACCGTGGCAAGCGCAACGAAGTCGCCTACATCCCGCTCATTGCGCAGCGCGTAGCGGATTTGATGCAGGTAAGTGTAGAGACCATCGCCCAAAAAACCACCGAAAATGCGTTAAAAATGTAA
- a CDS encoding nucleotidyltransferase family protein translates to MNTLERYTSEIKRLCENHKVKSLYAFGSVLTDRFNSESDIDLIVDFSTIEVEDYADNYFDFKFSLQDLLNRPIDLLEEKAIKNPYFKKSVNQQRQLIYGQ, encoded by the coding sequence ATGAATACGCTTGAAAGATACACTTCAGAGATAAAAAGACTTTGTGAAAATCATAAAGTAAAAAGTCTTTATGCGTTTGGGTCGGTTTTAACAGACCGATTTAACAGCGAAAGCGATATTGATTTAATTGTGGATTTTTCAACTATCGAGGTCGAAGACTATGCTGACAATTATTTTGACTTCAAATTTTCACTTCAAGACCTTTTAAATCGACCTATAGATTTGTTGGAAGAGAAAGCCATAAAAAACCCCTATTTCAAGAAGTCTGTAAACCAACAAAGACAACTCATTTATGGACAATGA
- a CDS encoding DUF262 domain-containing protein, which translates to MAKVYLDALLPREDFDIDETQNSAKKKESFSISDLREDDFFYLTLRKPDFQRETNEWTPEKVSELIKSFINGELIPAVILWRSKAGYNFVIDGSHRVSSLIAWINNDYGDGPISKLAFDGLIPEEQIEIANKTRKIIEKEIGSYSDFQLALKYPDKVRPDIITSAKNLGAIAVQLQWVEGDADVAEASFFKINQQAAKIDPTELKLIQSRKKANGIASRAIIKGGKGHQYWSKFTNENQKEIVKLSEEVNKVFFLPKLKNPIKTLDLPIGGKGYSSQSPLLIFEYVDLVNKKNQNINKIDEDGTFTVEALKRSRKIAYIINANHVSSLGLHPAVYFYSKTGRHKTASFFAITDFIMELDEKNKFKDFIKIREAFEDILIEYDFAIQQILRHYRGSIKALPHIKSFYLNLMEELLKNSNDKELAVKNVLQKDVFKFIKVNDTEDFEVTNNNFSDETKSSVFITEALEKALRCKICNARIHTNSISFDHKQRKEDGGLGDADNAQLTHPYCNSAIKN; encoded by the coding sequence ATGGCAAAAGTATATTTAGACGCATTACTTCCACGAGAAGACTTTGATATAGACGAAACTCAAAACTCAGCCAAGAAAAAAGAGTCTTTTTCTATTTCCGATTTACGAGAAGATGACTTTTTCTATTTAACGTTAAGAAAGCCAGATTTTCAAAGAGAAACGAATGAATGGACACCTGAAAAAGTTTCTGAATTGATAAAGAGTTTTATCAATGGAGAGTTAATTCCAGCAGTTATTTTATGGAGAAGTAAGGCAGGTTATAACTTTGTTATTGATGGTTCCCATAGAGTTAGTTCTTTAATTGCTTGGATAAATAATGATTATGGTGATGGACCAATTTCTAAATTGGCATTTGATGGACTTATTCCAGAAGAACAAATTGAAATCGCAAATAAGACAAGAAAGATAATTGAAAAAGAAATTGGCAGCTATTCTGATTTTCAGCTTGCATTGAAATATCCTGATAAAGTCAGACCAGATATAATCACTAGTGCTAAAAACTTAGGTGCAATTGCAGTTCAATTGCAATGGGTAGAAGGAGATGCAGATGTAGCAGAAGCATCATTTTTCAAAATCAATCAACAAGCCGCAAAAATTGACCCTACAGAATTAAAACTAATTCAATCACGAAAAAAGGCGAATGGTATTGCTTCAAGGGCAATTATTAAAGGTGGAAAAGGGCATCAATATTGGTCAAAATTTACAAATGAAAACCAAAAGGAAATTGTAAAGCTATCAGAAGAAGTAAATAAGGTTTTTTTTCTTCCAAAGCTTAAAAATCCAATCAAAACACTCGACTTACCAATTGGAGGGAAAGGGTATTCAAGCCAAAGTCCATTGCTGATATTTGAATACGTTGACTTGGTAAACAAAAAAAATCAAAACATTAATAAGATTGACGAAGACGGGACTTTCACTGTTGAAGCATTAAAAAGAAGTAGAAAAATTGCGTATATAATTAATGCTAATCACGTTTCGTCTTTAGGTTTACATCCAGCAGTATATTTTTACTCAAAAACTGGAAGGCACAAAACAGCTTCGTTTTTTGCAATTACAGATTTTATAATGGAATTAGATGAGAAAAATAAATTTAAAGACTTTATAAAAATCCGAGAAGCATTTGAAGATATTTTAATAGAATATGACTTTGCTATTCAACAGATACTAAGACACTACAGAGGTTCTATAAAAGCATTACCTCATATAAAATCATTCTACCTAAATTTAATGGAAGAACTTTTAAAGAATTCAAATGACAAAGAATTGGCTGTGAAAAATGTACTTCAAAAAGATGTTTTTAAGTTTATAAAAGTGAATGATACTGAAGATTTTGAAGTAACAAATAACAACTTTTCAGACGAAACTAAATCTTCAGTATTTATTACAGAAGCATTGGAAAAAGCATTAAGATGTAAAATTTGTAATGCACGAATACATACTAATTCAATTTCGTTTGACCATAAACAAAGAAAAGAAGATGGCGGACTTGGAGATGCAGACAATGCACAACTGACACATCCATATTGTAATTCTGCCATTAAAAATTAA
- a CDS encoding asparaginase produces MFSYKTVTINPVLPNRPRASVLVIYTGGTLGMVYEKGQLVPFDFEQILDRLPEIKRLDFEITFTSLEQIMDSSNMRPDVWVELGQLIRRNYDFYDSFVILHGTDTMAYTASALSFMLQHLQKPVILTGAQLPIGVARTDARENIITALEIAAAQHDGKPIVPEVCIYFQNVLLRGNRAKKKETSQFNAFRSDNYPPLAEVGVTIEYHLPYITTPALGSIFELRPTLDENVAILKLFPGITPNVVRSILEINHLKGVVLETFGAGNAPTLPWFLQELKDATDRGVVIMNVSQCDGGRVMQGRYQTSTWFDKIGVISGADITTEAAITKMMWVFGQETDPDRIKTLLAQPLVGEMTVW; encoded by the coding sequence ATGTTTTCTTACAAAACCGTCACCATCAATCCAGTACTGCCCAACCGCCCACGGGCTTCGGTCTTGGTTATTTATACGGGGGGAACCCTCGGAATGGTCTATGAAAAAGGGCAGCTTGTTCCGTTCGATTTTGAACAGATTTTGGACCGACTCCCCGAAATCAAACGCCTCGATTTTGAGATTACCTTTACCAGCTTGGAGCAAATCATGGACTCCTCCAACATGCGCCCCGACGTGTGGGTGGAGCTGGGGCAGTTGATTCGGCGCAACTACGATTTTTACGACAGTTTTGTGATTTTGCACGGCACCGACACCATGGCCTACACCGCCTCGGCGCTGAGTTTTATGCTCCAACACCTCCAAAAACCCGTGATTTTGACGGGGGCGCAACTGCCCATCGGGGTGGCCCGCACCGACGCCCGCGAAAACATCATTACGGCCTTGGAGATTGCGGCGGCGCAGCACGATGGCAAACCGATTGTACCCGAAGTGTGCATTTATTTTCAGAATGTGCTGCTCCGTGGCAACCGCGCCAAAAAGAAAGAAACCTCGCAATTCAACGCCTTTCGTTCCGACAACTACCCGCCGTTGGCCGAAGTGGGCGTGACGATTGAGTACCACCTCCCCTACATTACCACGCCCGCCCTTGGCAGTATTTTTGAACTACGCCCCACGCTCGACGAAAACGTGGCGATTCTCAAGCTGTTTCCTGGCATCACGCCCAACGTAGTACGCTCGATTTTGGAGATTAACCACCTAAAAGGCGTTGTTTTAGAGACTTTTGGCGCAGGAAACGCCCCTACGCTGCCGTGGTTTTTGCAAGAACTCAAAGACGCCACCGACCGAGGTGTGGTGATTATGAACGTATCGCAGTGCGACGGCGGGCGCGTGATGCAAGGCCGCTACCAAACCAGTACGTGGTTTGACAAGATTGGGGTAATTAGCGGTGCCGACATCACCACCGAAGCCGCCATCACCAAAATGATGTGGGTTTTTGGCCAAGAAACCGACCCCGACCGCATCAAAACCCTCCTCGCCCAACCGCTTGTGGGGGAAATGACGGTTTGGTAG
- a CDS encoding glycosyltransferase, with translation MKKVSILIAARNEATNILECLQSVEALTYPKTHLQVLVGDDASTDETADIVRNFIHNKPHFKLVTITHTLPNLKGKTNVLAQLAHQATGDYLFFTDADIEVPTDWIQEMLRHFKPNVGVVTGITTMKTPTFLHGGLALFQGMEWLFYLSLMRLFGLFGIPVTAMGNNMATTRQAYDAVGGYEGIPFSITEDYALFRAILEKGFRFEQLFDRRVLTISKPVPTFRELLIQRKRWMYGAMSLPWGQRIGVYLNGLLIPILLVLALFFPKTALFLTFASYVFTTAWLVGSLSWLQLNTLLLGAPFFWFYHLGMNFTMLINFYTTKNTQWKGRNYF, from the coding sequence GTGAAGAAAGTCTCCATTCTTATTGCAGCACGTAACGAAGCAACCAATATCCTCGAATGCTTGCAGTCGGTTGAAGCGCTGACCTACCCCAAAACGCACCTCCAAGTGCTCGTGGGCGATGATGCTTCTACCGACGAAACGGCAGATATTGTTCGCAACTTTATTCACAATAAGCCTCATTTTAAATTAGTTACAATCACCCATACCCTCCCAAATTTAAAAGGAAAAACCAACGTTTTGGCCCAACTCGCGCACCAAGCCACGGGCGACTACCTGTTTTTTACCGATGCCGACATCGAAGTACCTACCGACTGGATTCAAGAAATGCTGCGGCATTTTAAACCCAACGTGGGGGTAGTAACGGGCATCACCACCATGAAAACACCTACTTTTCTTCATGGGGGACTTGCCCTCTTTCAAGGCATGGAATGGCTTTTTTACCTTTCGCTCATGCGACTTTTTGGCCTGTTTGGCATCCCCGTTACGGCCATGGGCAACAACATGGCCACCACCCGCCAAGCCTACGACGCCGTGGGTGGCTACGAAGGCATCCCGTTTTCAATCACCGAAGATTACGCCCTTTTCAGGGCTATTTTGGAAAAGGGTTTTCGGTTTGAACAACTGTTCGACCGCCGCGTGTTGACGATTTCAAAACCTGTTCCGACCTTTCGAGAATTATTAATACAACGCAAGCGCTGGATGTACGGAGCCATGTCGCTGCCGTGGGGACAGCGGATTGGGGTCTATCTCAACGGCTTACTGATTCCAATTTTGCTCGTTTTAGCCCTCTTTTTTCCAAAAACGGCCCTCTTTTTAACCTTTGCCAGCTATGTTTTTACCACCGCTTGGCTTGTGGGTAGCCTCAGTTGGTTGCAGCTCAACACGCTGCTGTTAGGCGCGCCCTTTTTCTGGTTTTATCACCTCGGAATGAACTTTACCATGCTGATTAACTTTTATACAACCAAAAACACACAGTGGAAAGGAAGAAACTATTTTTAA
- a CDS encoding Fic family protein, which produces MYIHERENWTNFVWDNDKLSPVLASVRHLQGRLLGRMESLGFDFIERATLESLILEVVDTSRIEGEFINPELVRSSIARKLGIENADFVQTPRNIEGIVDVILDATQNFDKPLTQIRLLGWHHSLFQTGFSGYQQIDVAKYRSGGMKVVSGIFGKEKIHFEAPSADRVPHEMEQFLNWLNSEKRLDLVLKSIIAHFWFVTIHPFDDGNGRIARAILDMWLAKSDNSKIRFYSLSNQIFKEHKHYNNIIEKAQKGTSDITLYLEWFLGCFERALMASEQNLEIILDKAHFWDKHKSTNINDRQRLVINYLYDNYGKEVGFLRTSTYAKLTKCSSDTALRDLQDLVAKEMLKAEDSGKKTNYIIISPKNIRIPKISDEKTSVSS; this is translated from the coding sequence ATGTACATACACGAAAGAGAAAATTGGACAAACTTTGTTTGGGATAACGACAAGTTATCGCCTGTCTTGGCCTCTGTAAGGCATTTACAAGGACGTTTATTGGGTCGTATGGAAAGTTTAGGATTCGATTTTATAGAACGTGCCACTTTAGAATCGCTTATTTTAGAGGTTGTAGATACATCAAGAATTGAAGGTGAATTTATAAATCCTGAACTTGTTCGCTCGTCAATTGCCCGAAAATTAGGTATTGAAAATGCTGATTTTGTACAGACACCCCGAAACATCGAAGGGATTGTTGATGTCATTTTGGATGCTACCCAAAATTTCGACAAACCGCTCACACAAATACGCCTTTTAGGTTGGCATCACTCACTTTTTCAAACAGGTTTTAGCGGTTACCAGCAAATTGATGTTGCCAAATATCGTTCAGGGGGTATGAAGGTAGTTTCGGGCATTTTTGGCAAAGAAAAAATACATTTTGAAGCACCATCAGCCGACAGAGTGCCACACGAAATGGAACAATTTTTAAATTGGTTGAATAGTGAAAAAAGGTTGGATTTGGTTCTAAAATCTATCATTGCTCACTTTTGGTTTGTCACCATTCACCCTTTTGATGACGGCAACGGACGGATAGCGAGGGCCATTTTAGATATGTGGTTAGCAAAAAGCGATAATAGTAAAATTCGTTTTTACAGCTTATCAAACCAAATTTTCAAAGAACATAAACACTATAACAACATTATTGAAAAAGCACAAAAAGGAACATCAGACATCACACTATATTTAGAATGGTTTCTCGGTTGTTTTGAAAGGGCGTTAATGGCAAGTGAGCAAAATTTGGAAATCATTTTGGACAAAGCACACTTTTGGGACAAACACAAGTCAACAAATATTAACGACAGACAACGACTTGTAATCAATTATCTGTATGACAATTACGGCAAAGAAGTGGGATTTTTACGAACATCCACTTACGCCAAACTTACCAAATGCTCCTCAGACACCGCTTTACGTGATTTGCAAGATTTGGTCGCAAAAGAAATGTTGAAAGCAGAAGACAGCGGAAAGAAAACAAATTACATTATTATAAGTCCAAAAAACATAAGAATACCGAAAATATCGGACGAAAAAACATCTGTATCTTCGTAG
- the atpE gene encoding ATP synthase F0 subunit C has product MLLNILLQEAAQSSASLGYMGAAIGAGLAAIGAGLGIGRIGSSAMEGIARQPEASGKIQGAMLIVAAFVEAVALFGAVIALLVVLLK; this is encoded by the coding sequence ATGTTGCTTAACATTTTGCTTCAAGAAGCCGCTCAGAGCAGCGCATCACTTGGTTACATGGGTGCCGCTATCGGTGCTGGTCTTGCTGCTATCGGTGCAGGTTTGGGTATCGGTCGTATCGGTAGCTCAGCTATGGAAGGTATCGCTCGTCAGCCAGAAGCTTCTGGAAAGATTCAAGGTGCTATGTTGATCGTTGCGGCCTTCGTTGAAGCCGTTGCCCTCTTCGGTGCCGTTATCGCCTTGTTGGTAGTTTTGTTGAAGTAA
- the atpF gene encoding F0F1 ATP synthase subunit B: MELVTPQLGLIFWQLVFFGILLFLLAKLAWKPILSSLSEREHQIQSALDLAEKTRADMAKLQADNQQLLAEARAERDSILKAAKESADRIIAESKDKATAEGKRIIEDARETISNERAALVAQMKKEVVTISLEIAEKVLRKELSDKSAQEQLVADLAKEARLN, encoded by the coding sequence ATGGAATTAGTAACCCCCCAACTCGGCCTCATATTTTGGCAATTAGTATTCTTCGGAATTTTGTTGTTCTTGTTGGCTAAACTTGCTTGGAAGCCAATTTTGTCAAGTTTGAGCGAGCGCGAACACCAAATCCAAAGCGCTTTGGACTTGGCTGAAAAGACGCGTGCCGATATGGCAAAATTGCAAGCTGATAACCAACAGTTGTTGGCAGAAGCCCGCGCAGAACGCGATAGCATCTTGAAAGCAGCAAAAGAATCGGCGGATCGTATCATTGCAGAATCGAAAGACAAAGCAACAGCAGAAGGTAAGCGTATCATCGAAGATGCCCGCGAAACCATCAGCAACGAACGTGCTGCCCTTGTTGCCCAAATGAAAAAAGAAGTAGTAACCATTTCGCTTGAAATTGCGGAAAAGGTACTTCGCAAAGAATTGAGCGATAAGTCGGCACAAGAACAACTTGTGGCTGATTTGGCAAAAGAAGCTAGACTTAACTAA
- a CDS encoding ion channel — MKTNRLINSIKKSALLEREEQRVELGFGTQLTGLQGRLVNPDGSFNAKRVNVSFWAWADIFHRLTLLSWPRFFVVVFLIYFVVNCLFSLLYMLIGVENLQGIHGTGVSDKFWGAFFFSAQTLTTVGYGHVSPAGLMASALSSVESLVGVLGFAIATGLVYSRFSRPVPKILFSQNSIFAPYLDINAWMFRMINESPNELVDVNVSVSLSRLETLPSGQRTRKYYPLKLERNQVNFFPMHWTLVHPLTEESPLYGVTEEGLRDSDTEILVYIRATEETFLQPVHARYSYRYEEITWGAKFRPMFDGAKVDGIVRVDVQKIHEFDKVSLN, encoded by the coding sequence ATGAAAACAAATAGACTTATCAATTCAATTAAAAAAAGTGCGCTTTTGGAGCGCGAAGAACAGCGGGTAGAACTTGGTTTTGGAACGCAGTTGACTGGTTTACAGGGAAGACTGGTGAATCCCGATGGTAGTTTTAATGCCAAACGAGTCAATGTATCTTTCTGGGCGTGGGCTGATATTTTTCACCGCCTGACGCTGTTGTCTTGGCCGCGATTTTTTGTGGTTGTTTTTCTCATCTACTTTGTGGTTAACTGCCTATTCTCGCTGCTTTATATGCTTATTGGGGTCGAAAATTTGCAAGGGATTCACGGCACTGGCGTGTCGGATAAATTTTGGGGGGCATTTTTTTTCAGCGCCCAAACGCTCACAACGGTAGGCTATGGCCACGTATCGCCTGCGGGATTGATGGCAAGCGCTTTGTCGTCGGTCGAGTCTCTGGTGGGAGTGTTGGGTTTTGCCATTGCGACGGGTTTGGTCTATAGCCGTTTTTCTCGCCCTGTTCCTAAAATATTGTTTAGCCAAAATTCTATTTTTGCACCTTATCTCGACATCAACGCGTGGATGTTTCGGATGATTAATGAGAGTCCTAATGAATTGGTGGACGTGAACGTGTCGGTGTCGTTATCGCGTTTAGAAACCCTACCGTCAGGACAGCGAACGCGCAAGTATTATCCGTTGAAACTGGAGCGAAACCAAGTGAATTTTTTCCCCATGCACTGGACACTCGTTCATCCTTTAACGGAAGAAAGTCCTTTGTATGGCGTAACCGAAGAAGGGTTGAGAGATTCGGATACGGAGATACTGGTGTATATTCGCGCTACGGAGGAAACATTTTTGCAGCCAGTTCATGCCCGCTACTCGTACCGATACGAAGAGATTACGTGGGGGGCTAAATTTAGACCCATGTTTGATGGTGCCAAAGTGGACGGAATTGTCAGGGTGGATGTTCAAAAAATTCATGAATTTGACAAGGTTTCTCTCAACTAA